In Candidatus Binataceae bacterium, one genomic interval encodes:
- the pcaG gene encoding protocatechuate 3,4-dioxygenase subunit alpha, with amino-acid sequence MSRLTPSQTIGPFFHRALLHEGWNDLAARGAAGERIAIEGRVRDGDGAPVGDAMVEIWQANAAGRYDHPADRQEDGQGNRPIDPNFHGFGRVATDSEGRFRLRTVKPGAVPGEGGAMQAPHINVSVFARGLLKRLATRLYFPDEPLNDGDPLLSAIPAKRRATLVARAAAGGTAERVLHFDIVLQGADETVFFDV; translated from the coding sequence ATGAGCCGTCTGACGCCCTCGCAAACCATCGGCCCGTTTTTCCATCGCGCGCTGCTGCACGAGGGATGGAACGATCTCGCGGCGCGCGGCGCGGCCGGCGAGCGTATCGCAATCGAAGGACGCGTGCGCGACGGCGACGGTGCGCCCGTGGGCGACGCGATGGTCGAGATATGGCAGGCCAACGCCGCCGGCCGTTACGACCATCCCGCGGATCGCCAAGAGGACGGCCAGGGGAACAGACCCATCGATCCCAACTTCCACGGCTTCGGCCGCGTCGCCACGGATTCCGAAGGGCGGTTTCGCCTGCGCACGGTAAAGCCAGGAGCGGTGCCGGGAGAAGGCGGCGCGATGCAGGCACCGCATATCAACGTGTCGGTGTTCGCGCGCGGGCTCCTGAAGCGGCTCGCCACCCGGCTCTATTTCCCGGACGAGCCGCTTAATGACGGCGATCCGCTGCTGAGCGCGATTCCCGCAAAGCGCCGCGCAACGCTTGTCGCGCGCGCGGCTGCCGGCGGCACAGCCGAGCGCGTACTTCATTTCGATATCGTATTGCAGGGCGCCGACGAGACCGTCTTTTTTGATGTATAA
- the pcaB gene encoding 3-carboxy-cis,cis-muconate cycloisomerase has translation MSVHPADSEISGALWSTAEMRALFSDAAELQAMLDVEAALARAEAKVGLVPQHIAEAITKAARVENLRLERIAEGVCETGVPVPALVGELGRAAGDEAARYIHLGATTQDILDTALVLRMRSGLEYLRRDLVVLARALARRASEFRDTPMAGRTHLQQAVPVTFGFKCAVWASPFPAHVERLEQAARRALVVQFGGAAGTLASLGEHGFAVAEAFAHELGLGVPDLPWHAARDRVAEIVALLGLICGSLSKFALDVALLMQTEVGEIFEPHAPGRGGSSTMPQKRNPVAAEYIIAAARGVHALAPLALTAMVQDHERAAGPWQSEALAVPQCFVLCAGAIAHARSIAEGMTIDAARMRRNLELGGGRIMAEAVASGLAPAIGRAAAHQALKRVSDRALAEGKTLAQALGDDAEVRSHLGPEQIDRLTDPAAYLGSAGAFVDRVVARIAGLG, from the coding sequence ATGAGCGTGCATCCGGCGGATTCGGAAATCTCCGGCGCGCTGTGGAGCACAGCCGAGATGCGCGCGCTTTTTTCCGACGCGGCCGAGCTTCAGGCGATGCTCGACGTCGAGGCTGCGCTGGCGCGCGCCGAGGCGAAGGTGGGCCTCGTCCCGCAACACATCGCCGAGGCGATCACAAAAGCGGCGCGAGTCGAAAACCTGCGGCTCGAACGAATCGCCGAGGGCGTGTGCGAGACCGGCGTGCCGGTGCCTGCGCTGGTGGGCGAGCTTGGCCGCGCCGCAGGCGACGAGGCCGCGCGCTATATCCATCTGGGCGCGACCACGCAGGACATTCTCGACACCGCGCTGGTGCTCCGGATGCGAAGCGGGCTCGAGTATCTGCGGCGCGACCTCGTCGTGCTCGCGCGCGCGCTGGCGAGACGCGCGAGCGAGTTTCGCGACACGCCGATGGCCGGCCGGACGCATCTGCAGCAGGCAGTGCCGGTAACCTTCGGTTTCAAGTGCGCGGTTTGGGCCTCCCCGTTTCCGGCCCATGTCGAACGGCTCGAACAGGCTGCGCGCCGCGCGCTGGTGGTGCAGTTCGGCGGCGCGGCGGGCACGCTTGCCTCGCTCGGCGAGCACGGCTTCGCGGTCGCGGAAGCGTTCGCGCACGAACTCGGCCTCGGCGTGCCGGATTTGCCCTGGCACGCCGCGCGCGATCGTGTCGCCGAAATAGTCGCGCTGCTGGGTCTCATTTGCGGCAGCCTCTCCAAGTTCGCGCTCGACGTGGCGCTCCTGATGCAAACGGAAGTAGGCGAGATTTTCGAGCCGCATGCGCCGGGCCGCGGCGGTTCGAGCACGATGCCGCAAAAACGCAATCCCGTCGCCGCCGAATACATAATCGCCGCCGCGCGCGGCGTGCATGCGCTCGCGCCCCTGGCGTTGACCGCGATGGTGCAGGACCATGAGCGCGCGGCCGGTCCGTGGCAGAGCGAGGCGCTGGCGGTCCCGCAATGTTTCGTGCTGTGTGCGGGCGCGATCGCGCACGCGCGCTCGATCGCCGAGGGCATGACGATCGACGCCGCGCGGATGCGCCGCAACCTGGAGCTTGGCGGCGGGCGTATCATGGCGGAGGCGGTCGCGAGCGGGCTTGCGCCGGCGATCGGCCGCGCGGCGGCCCATCAGGCGCTAAAGCGTGTCTCGGATCGCGCGCTTGCCGAGGGCAAAACGCTGGCGCAGGCGCTCGGCGATGACGCCGAGGTGCGCTCTCATCTCGGTCCCGAACAGATCGACCGCCTTACCGATCCCGCCGCCTACCTCGGCTCGGCCGGCGCCTTTGTCGATCGCGTGGTCGCGCGAATCGCGGGGCTGGGCTGA
- a CDS encoding amidase, translating to MISLRDYASHDGLGLAELVARKEVTPDELAAAALEAVAKLNPRINAVLGTLPAESAAAIRAGLPAGPFAGVPFLIKEIVLHAKGVRCEMGSKLAHGFVPDADTELMARFRRAGLVLVGTTQTPEFGYNPTTEPRAFGPVHNPWDLVRSSGGSSGGSGAAVAAGIVPVAHANDGGGSIRIPASCNGLVGLKPSRDRIPSGPDYGDLLCGLACEFVLTRSVRDAAAMLDAVAGPDVGAPSRPVPPARPYREEIAMPPGRLRIAWTATPASGARIDPECEKAVHETVRLLESLGHTLIEDHPRFDWNAFLDNAHVIWTAFAVASIDFAAAVSGRKPGPDNLEAVTIACYEDGKRYSAADLINAMAHGNLVSRQVGAFFEEVDALLTPTIARPPVPLGEVNQDRKDITAKEWTHQVFSYAPFTPLFNTTGQPAISLPLHWSAGGLPIGVQIAGRLGDEATLLRLAAQLEQARPWAARRPPTHAATA from the coding sequence ATGATTTCGCTTCGCGACTATGCTTCTCACGACGGACTCGGTCTGGCTGAGTTGGTGGCGCGCAAGGAAGTGACGCCCGACGAGCTCGCCGCCGCGGCGCTCGAGGCGGTGGCCAAACTAAATCCCAGGATCAATGCCGTGCTGGGGACACTTCCCGCGGAAAGCGCCGCCGCGATTCGCGCGGGCCTCCCCGCCGGCCCCTTCGCCGGCGTTCCCTTCCTGATCAAGGAAATCGTTCTGCACGCCAAGGGCGTGCGCTGCGAGATGGGCTCGAAGCTGGCCCACGGCTTCGTGCCCGACGCCGACACCGAATTGATGGCGCGGTTTCGCCGCGCCGGCTTGGTGCTCGTGGGCACCACGCAAACGCCCGAGTTCGGCTACAACCCCACTACGGAGCCGCGCGCGTTCGGCCCGGTGCACAACCCGTGGGACCTCGTACGCAGCTCCGGCGGCTCGAGCGGCGGATCCGGCGCGGCGGTCGCCGCAGGCATCGTACCGGTCGCCCACGCCAACGACGGCGGCGGATCGATTCGCATTCCTGCCTCCTGCAACGGACTCGTCGGGCTGAAGCCCTCGCGCGACCGGATTCCGTCGGGCCCCGACTATGGCGATCTGCTCTGCGGCCTCGCCTGCGAATTCGTGCTGACGCGCAGCGTGCGCGACGCGGCCGCAATGCTCGACGCGGTGGCCGGCCCCGACGTGGGAGCGCCAAGCCGTCCCGTGCCTCCGGCGCGGCCCTACCGCGAGGAGATCGCTATGCCGCCGGGCCGCCTGCGTATCGCGTGGACGGCGACGCCAGCTTCAGGGGCCAGGATCGACCCCGAATGCGAAAAGGCCGTGCACGAAACCGTGCGGCTCCTCGAAAGCCTTGGGCATACACTGATCGAAGACCATCCGCGGTTCGATTGGAACGCGTTTCTCGACAACGCACACGTCATTTGGACCGCGTTCGCCGTCGCATCGATCGACTTTGCTGCGGCCGTGAGCGGCCGCAAACCGGGACCCGACAACCTCGAGGCGGTGACAATTGCCTGCTACGAGGACGGCAAGCGCTACTCGGCCGCGGATCTGATCAACGCGATGGCGCACGGCAACCTGGTGTCGCGCCAGGTCGGCGCTTTCTTCGAAGAGGTTGACGCGCTCCTGACGCCGACGATCGCGCGTCCGCCCGTGCCGCTCGGCGAAGTGAACCAGGATCGCAAGGACATCACCGCGAAGGAATGGACGCACCAGGTTTTCTCATACGCGCCGTTCACTCCGCTCTTCAACACCACCGGGCAGCCGGCGATCTCGCTGCCGCTCCATTGGAGCGCAGGCGGCCTTCCGATCGGAGTTCAGATCGCCGGGCGCCTTGGCGATGAAGCGACGCTGCTGCGGCTCGCGGCCCAGCTAGAGCAGGCGCGTCCGTGGGCGGCAAGGCGTCCGCCGACGCACGCGGCGACGGCGTGA
- a CDS encoding arginine decarboxylase, pyruvoyl-dependent: MGPIGDAIFLTKGVGRHSEKLTSFELALRDARIAEFNLVRVSSIFPPGCRVIPVQEGLKHLKPGQIVYAVMYDNATNEPHRLVATSVGLAIPADKDQYGYLSEHKSFGETDQKAGDYAEDLAATMLATILGVDFDPNASYDERKDIWKLSDKIVTTRNVTQSAIGDREGLWTSVVAAAVFVSLPKTR, encoded by the coding sequence ATGGGGCCGATCGGAGACGCAATTTTCCTGACCAAAGGCGTGGGACGGCATAGCGAGAAGCTGACCTCGTTCGAGCTGGCGCTGCGCGACGCCCGTATAGCGGAATTCAACCTGGTGCGGGTCAGTTCGATTTTTCCTCCCGGATGCAGAGTTATTCCGGTGCAGGAAGGACTCAAACATCTGAAGCCCGGGCAGATCGTGTACGCGGTGATGTACGACAACGCCACCAATGAACCGCATCGCCTGGTCGCTACGTCCGTCGGCCTCGCGATACCCGCGGACAAGGACCAGTACGGGTATCTCTCCGAGCACAAGAGTTTCGGCGAGACCGACCAGAAAGCTGGCGACTACGCCGAAGATCTGGCGGCCACGATGCTCGCGACTATCCTGGGCGTCGATTTCGATCCCAACGCGAGCTACGACGAGCGCAAGGACATCTGGAAACTCTCGGACAAGATCGTCACGACCCGCAACGTGACGCAATCGGCGATCGGCGATCGCGAGGGGCTTTGGACCTCGGTGGTCGCCGCCGCGGTGTTCGTCAGCTTGCCCAAGACCAGGTAA
- a CDS encoding CBS domain-containing protein — protein MATKVSAVLEIKGHNVVTVAPRDTVATLVRVLSENRIGAAPVVNEDGRLVGIVSERDVIRGIARHAETVTALPVERLMTTEVRTCSPDDAIVELMEVMTLRRIRHLPVVRKGALEGIVSIGDVVKQRLQEAQSELDDLRSYISSAS, from the coding sequence ATGGCAACCAAGGTTTCCGCGGTCCTGGAGATAAAGGGGCATAACGTCGTCACGGTCGCGCCGCGCGACACCGTAGCCACGCTGGTGAGGGTGCTCAGCGAGAATCGCATCGGCGCCGCCCCCGTGGTTAATGAAGACGGCCGCCTGGTCGGGATCGTCTCCGAGCGCGACGTCATCCGCGGCATTGCCCGGCATGCCGAAACGGTGACCGCGCTACCAGTCGAGCGCCTGATGACGACCGAAGTCAGGACCTGCTCGCCCGACGACGCGATCGTCGAACTGATGGAAGTGATGACGCTCAGGCGGATTCGTCACCTGCCGGTGGTTCGCAAGGGAGCGCTGGAGGGGATCGTCAGTATCGGCGACGTGGTGAAGCAACGACTGCAGGAGGCGCAGTCGGAACTCGACGACCTGCGGAGCTATATTTCTTCGGCCTCGTAG